The proteins below are encoded in one region of Flammeovirga kamogawensis:
- a CDS encoding SDR family oxidoreductase has protein sequence MKEEDKQIVSISDVENCVSTINTLLDDINQFFELPEQNRIALMKAAGRLTRPSREEYESRRKDKRKAQKRKEQERNKHARKETGIRSAREAQVFVAPKLLESLDIPKEMPKLTKPRNCYVCKAEYTQLHHFYDQMCPDCGDFNYAKRFQGADLTGQIAVVTGSRLKIGYHITLIMLRAGATVVATTRFPVDSANRFAKEEDFKEWGHRLKIHGLDLRHIPSVEIFCNYIEQKYGRLDILINNAAQTVRRPSGFYEHMMAGEEMPFEALPTDTQTLLSEHQYCLNELSDLSQGSESAKNRRLPVKWSTSEPGIGIRASAKLSQIPYSFDNSIATKEVFPEGKLDADLQQVDLRTTNSWRLRIGEIETPEMVEVQLVNSIAPFVLCNRLGKLMQKDNTGKKHIINVSAMEGKFHRFHKEDRHPHTNMAKAALNMLTHTSASTLAKDGIYMNAVDTGWVTDEDPAQISKKKQEEHDFQPPLDIVDGAARVLDPLIDGINSGKHWSGKFLKDYFPIDW, from the coding sequence ATGAAAGAAGAGGACAAACAAATAGTAAGTATAAGCGATGTAGAGAATTGTGTTTCTACTATTAATACATTACTAGACGATATAAATCAGTTTTTTGAATTACCTGAACAAAATCGTATTGCTTTAATGAAAGCTGCTGGACGTTTAACACGACCAAGTAGAGAAGAATACGAAAGTCGTAGAAAGGATAAACGAAAAGCACAAAAACGTAAGGAGCAAGAAAGAAATAAGCATGCTCGTAAAGAAACGGGTATTCGAAGTGCTAGAGAAGCACAAGTTTTTGTCGCTCCAAAATTATTGGAATCTCTTGATATTCCTAAGGAGATGCCAAAATTGACAAAACCAAGGAACTGCTATGTTTGTAAAGCAGAATATACACAGTTACATCATTTTTATGATCAGATGTGCCCGGATTGTGGAGATTTTAACTATGCAAAACGTTTCCAAGGTGCAGATTTAACAGGTCAAATAGCAGTAGTAACTGGTTCTAGATTAAAGATTGGATACCACATTACTTTAATTATGCTTAGAGCAGGTGCAACTGTTGTTGCTACTACCCGATTCCCTGTAGATTCAGCAAATAGATTTGCCAAAGAAGAAGATTTTAAAGAATGGGGTCATCGTTTAAAAATTCATGGATTGGATTTAAGACATATTCCATCTGTAGAGATTTTCTGTAATTATATAGAGCAAAAGTACGGTAGATTAGATATTCTAATCAATAATGCTGCACAAACCGTTCGTAGACCTTCTGGCTTTTATGAACACATGATGGCTGGAGAGGAAATGCCTTTTGAAGCATTACCTACTGATACACAGACATTGCTTTCTGAACATCAGTATTGCTTAAATGAACTCTCTGATCTATCTCAAGGTAGTGAAAGTGCAAAAAATAGAAGATTACCTGTAAAATGGTCAACTTCTGAACCAGGTATTGGTATTAGAGCATCAGCAAAATTATCACAGATTCCATATAGCTTTGATAATTCTATTGCTACTAAAGAAGTTTTTCCAGAAGGTAAATTAGATGCAGATTTACAACAAGTTGACTTACGTACAACTAACTCTTGGAGGTTAAGAATTGGCGAAATTGAAACACCTGAAATGGTTGAAGTTCAATTGGTTAATTCTATTGCACCTTTTGTGTTATGTAACCGACTAGGTAAATTAATGCAGAAAGACAATACAGGTAAAAAGCATATTATTAACGTGTCTGCAATGGAGGGGAAATTCCATAGATTCCATAAAGAAGACCGTCATCCGCATACCAATATGGCAAAAGCTGCACTAAATATGTTAACTCATACTTCTGCTAGTACGCTTGCTAAAGATGGTATTTATATGAATGCAGTTGATACTGGCTGGGTAACTGATGAAGATCCTGCTCAAATTTCTAAAAAGAAACAAGAGGAACACGACTTCCAACCACCATTAGATATTGTTGATGGAGCTGCTAGAGTTTTAGATCCACTCATTGATGGAATAAACTCAGGTAAACATTGGTCTGGGAAATTCTTAAAAGATTACTTCCCTATTGATTGGTAA
- a CDS encoding STAS/SEC14 domain-containing protein: MINFEIISDEKYNILSWNPVHKILKTEWNTPIDMDEELYRSVVLEHLNTTKKYAPTRMLVDTQNAYYNVVPETQDWINQKFVKIVEEIKLEKMAWIVSEDFFAQVSFDQVMDDASEASPFQMKHFTNSQEALEWLLIE, encoded by the coding sequence ATGATTAACTTTGAAATAATTAGTGACGAAAAATATAATATTCTTTCTTGGAACCCAGTTCATAAGATACTTAAAACTGAATGGAATACTCCTATTGATATGGACGAAGAACTTTACAGAAGTGTAGTTCTTGAACATTTAAATACAACAAAAAAATATGCTCCAACAAGAATGCTTGTTGACACTCAGAATGCATATTATAATGTTGTTCCAGAGACCCAAGATTGGATTAATCAGAAATTTGTTAAGATAGTAGAAGAAATTAAACTTGAAAAAATGGCTTGGATTGTATCCGAAGACTTTTTTGCTCAAGTATCTTTTGATCAAGTTATGGACGATGCTAGTGAAGCTTCCCCATTCCAAATGAAACATTTCACTAATAGTCAAGAAGCTTTAGAGTGGCTTCTTATTGAATGA
- a CDS encoding sulfatase family protein, whose product MMLQLSNKKYTLPIVVITLSFLFGFSTLDNTTPSNKRKKPNIIVIMCDDLGYQDVGFNGCLDIPTPNIDKIANNGVKFTNAYVSYSVCGPSRAGFITGRYQQRFGFERNPQYKTEDPNMGLPKTERTIATTLKEVGYHSGIIGKWHLGAHKSNHPLNRGFDEFYGHLGGGHAYFPELLTIKNSYGADLEEPDSYKTWIMKNHTPVKTNKYLTDAFSDHASDFIRRNGKSDDPFFLYLSYNAPHSPLQASEKYLKRFENIKDKKRKTYAAMVSAVDDGIGQVLEELKRQGIAENTIIYFLSDNGGPEPKNASNNGVLKAGKGSVYEGGFRVPFAMCWPGTIKANQTFDKAISSLDIFATAVALSSAPIEKDKPLDGVNLIPFVTGKDNGYPHEVIYLRKFDQQKYAVRYHDYKLIRNLADNKNVYELYNLSTDISETKNIKNEHSDKVQQIEELRISWDSELIDPVFMGLIHSDYWIKMQEKKKKNKNKHLK is encoded by the coding sequence ATGATGCTTCAATTATCAAATAAAAAATATACTCTACCAATCGTAGTAATCACGTTAAGTTTCCTTTTTGGTTTCTCAACATTAGATAATACTACGCCTAGTAATAAAAGAAAAAAGCCTAATATTATTGTAATAATGTGTGATGATCTTGGCTATCAAGATGTAGGTTTTAATGGGTGTTTAGATATTCCCACTCCAAATATTGATAAGATTGCTAACAATGGAGTGAAATTTACTAATGCTTATGTATCGTATTCAGTATGTGGTCCATCAAGAGCCGGTTTTATTACAGGAAGATATCAGCAACGTTTTGGTTTTGAAAGAAACCCTCAATATAAAACAGAGGACCCAAATATGGGATTACCAAAAACGGAAAGAACTATTGCGACTACGCTTAAGGAAGTTGGCTATCATTCAGGCATAATTGGTAAGTGGCATTTAGGGGCACACAAAAGTAATCATCCATTAAATAGAGGTTTTGATGAATTTTACGGTCACCTTGGTGGAGGACATGCTTATTTTCCTGAGTTATTAACTATTAAAAATAGTTATGGTGCTGATTTAGAAGAACCGGATAGTTACAAAACATGGATTATGAAAAATCATACACCTGTTAAAACTAACAAATATCTTACTGATGCATTCTCTGATCATGCTTCAGATTTTATAAGAAGAAATGGAAAATCAGATGATCCTTTCTTTTTGTATTTATCTTATAATGCTCCACACTCACCTTTACAAGCATCAGAAAAATACTTAAAACGTTTTGAAAACATAAAAGATAAAAAGCGTAAAACGTATGCAGCAATGGTTAGTGCTGTTGATGATGGAATAGGTCAGGTTCTAGAAGAATTAAAAAGACAAGGTATAGCGGAAAATACAATTATCTATTTTTTATCTGATAATGGAGGGCCTGAGCCAAAAAATGCTTCTAATAATGGTGTATTAAAAGCAGGTAAAGGATCTGTATACGAAGGTGGTTTTAGAGTACCTTTTGCAATGTGTTGGCCAGGAACTATAAAGGCAAATCAGACATTTGATAAAGCCATTAGTTCTCTTGATATTTTTGCAACTGCAGTGGCTTTATCAAGTGCACCAATTGAAAAAGATAAACCTTTAGATGGTGTTAATCTTATTCCTTTTGTGACAGGAAAAGACAATGGTTATCCTCATGAAGTTATTTACCTTAGAAAGTTTGATCAACAAAAATATGCTGTTCGCTATCACGATTATAAATTGATTAGAAATTTAGCGGATAATAAAAATGTTTATGAGCTCTATAATCTATCAACAGATATTAGTGAAACTAAAAATATTAAAAATGAGCATTCAGATAAGGTGCAACAAATTGAAGAACTAAGAATCTCTTGGGATTCAGAACTAATTGATCCTGTTTTTATGGGGTTAATTCATTCTGATTATTGGATCAAGATGCAAGAGAAAAAAAAGAAGAATAAAAATAAACATTTAAAATAG
- a CDS encoding porin: MKSIKILKAILFIVFILNINPVVYSQTINKNKDNILSKIINNLSMPVNGRFDYEITKYRNEVEGFNDNPSFRMSSLVVLLNGTINNNLSFDFRQVFDQTGIDQSGIPYNIQVASLNFKTSNQRWIFKLGKFFESYGTNEQQYWPSEVYRYSYINSNVSVWKSGIHAEYTSKSGQQIGG, encoded by the coding sequence ATGAAGTCTATAAAAATCTTAAAAGCTATTTTATTCATAGTTTTTATTTTAAATATTAACCCTGTTGTTTATTCACAAACTATCAATAAAAACAAAGACAATATCCTGTCAAAAATTATAAATAATTTAAGTATGCCTGTAAATGGTAGGTTTGATTATGAAATCACAAAATATAGAAATGAAGTTGAAGGATTTAATGATAATCCCAGCTTTAGAATGTCTTCACTTGTAGTTTTATTGAACGGTACTATTAATAATAATTTAAGTTTTGATTTTCGTCAGGTCTTTGATCAAACAGGTATAGATCAAAGTGGTATACCCTATAATATTCAGGTTGCTTCTTTAAATTTTAAAACAAGTAATCAAAGATGGATTTTTAAACTAGGTAAGTTCTTTGAAAGTTATGGAACAAATGAACAACAGTATTGGCCTTCCGAAGTATATCGTTACTCTTATATAAATAGTAATGTTAGTGTATGGAAATCTGGCATACATGCAGAATATACTTCAAAATCAGGTCAACAAATAGGTGGTTAA
- a CDS encoding NAD(P)/FAD-dependent oxidoreductase, with the protein MINIFDVVIIGGGLGGLTLSIQMADLGWQVLLIEQKNYPMHRVCGEYVAKEAWGFLNRIGIDANALQLPIIDKLKVSAVNGEFLTSTLTSGGRGISRFLLDDLLYQKAIEKGVQVITNTKVLGVQQIAKRWEIETKENIFKSKSVIGAFGKRSNLDKFFRRKYLEENLKNTRLKNFVGVKYHLKGDLPSDIIELHNFSGGYCGISKIENDLICMCFLAKGSYLKDAHSLEEMEQKYLSRNPFLNKYLKYERVWDKPLSIAKVDFSHKSISENTIPMLGDAAGLIAPLCGNGMTMAMQASVFLTPLMDSYLKEEISWEQMTDIYHKTWQSTFGKRLFTGRIIQRFFGNSLTTNLLIKLLNNSSTLTKTLIKSTHGEVF; encoded by the coding sequence ATGATTAATATTTTTGATGTAGTAATAATTGGAGGTGGTCTTGGTGGATTAACATTAAGTATTCAAATGGCTGATTTAGGTTGGCAAGTACTGTTAATTGAGCAAAAGAATTATCCTATGCATAGAGTCTGCGGAGAATATGTAGCAAAAGAAGCTTGGGGTTTCCTTAACAGAATTGGTATTGATGCAAACGCACTACAATTACCAATAATTGATAAACTCAAAGTTAGTGCTGTTAACGGAGAATTTTTAACTTCTACTCTTACCTCTGGAGGGAGAGGCATAAGTAGGTTTTTACTCGATGATTTATTGTATCAAAAAGCAATTGAAAAAGGTGTTCAGGTAATTACTAATACAAAAGTTTTAGGGGTTCAGCAGATAGCCAAAAGGTGGGAAATAGAAACTAAAGAGAATATTTTTAAGTCTAAATCTGTTATCGGAGCATTTGGTAAAAGATCTAATCTTGATAAATTTTTTAGAAGAAAATATTTAGAAGAAAATTTAAAGAACACTCGTTTAAAAAACTTTGTTGGAGTAAAATATCATTTAAAAGGAGACTTACCTTCTGATATAATCGAACTTCATAATTTTTCTGGTGGTTATTGCGGAATTTCAAAAATAGAGAATGATTTGATTTGTATGTGCTTTCTAGCAAAGGGAAGCTATTTAAAAGACGCTCATTCTTTAGAAGAAATGGAACAAAAATACCTTTCGAGAAACCCCTTTCTCAATAAATACCTTAAATATGAAAGAGTTTGGGATAAACCTTTAAGTATTGCTAAAGTAGATTTTTCACATAAATCTATTTCAGAAAATACTATTCCTATGCTAGGTGATGCTGCTGGATTAATTGCACCACTATGTGGTAATGGAATGACTATGGCAATGCAAGCATCTGTTTTCTTAACACCTCTAATGGATAGTTATTTAAAAGAAGAAATTTCTTGGGAGCAGATGACAGATATTTATCACAAGACTTGGCAATCAACTTTTGGCAAAAGATTATTTACAGGACGAATTATTCAGCGTTTTTTTGGGAATTCTCTAACAACAAATCTATTAATTAAGCTTTTAAATAATTCTTCTACGTTAACCAAAACATTAATTAAGAGCACTCATGGCGAGGTTTTTTAA
- a CDS encoding HD domain-containing protein, whose amino-acid sequence MIFKAIQFAADKHSGQFRKGTNIPYMYHLMNVMKVLCDFDCPEHIVTAGILHDVLEDTTTTVEELEENFGKEVTSIVVSDSESNKSLPWKTRKEITIQELKSAPLPALYVAFADKYDNICAIDRDFAVIGETFWNRFNAQKKEQLWYYSSLYAIFSNRLSSRNNQLDHCLNKMGSIIERLMLS is encoded by the coding sequence ATGATTTTTAAAGCAATACAATTTGCAGCTGATAAACATAGTGGGCAATTCAGAAAAGGCACAAATATTCCTTATATGTATCATTTGATGAATGTAATGAAAGTGTTATGTGATTTTGACTGCCCTGAGCATATTGTCACTGCAGGTATCTTACATGATGTTCTTGAGGATACCACAACTACGGTAGAGGAATTAGAAGAAAATTTTGGAAAGGAAGTTACCTCTATTGTAGTAAGCGATTCAGAAAGTAATAAATCTCTGCCATGGAAAACACGAAAGGAAATAACAATCCAAGAACTTAAAAGTGCTCCTTTACCTGCTTTATATGTTGCTTTTGCAGATAAGTACGATAATATTTGTGCAATAGATAGAGACTTTGCAGTTATTGGAGAAACATTTTGGAATAGATTTAATGCACAAAAAAAAGAGCAATTATGGTATTACTCTTCTTTATATGCAATTTTCTCTAATCGTTTGTCTTCAAGGAATAATCAACTAGATCATTGTCTAAATAAAATGGGCTCTATTATAGAAAGACTTATGCTTTCGTGA
- a CDS encoding efflux RND transporter periplasmic adaptor subunit, protein MFKLQLTTTIVLLCSLFYITSCKKEVKEKEVVQYKVTTQKIATETIQSTIELLGDIKSEGRHDLSFLVDGKLISVKVKEGQTVKRGTVIAQLDQSDYREAVKIAKAKLEEANDQLGRLQKMYDAGSLAEADYKKIVYLQQQAESNYKIYRNKLKYTTLVSSISGKVAKVWVKSGGGISQGEPVVSIIDNNTVYASVGVPENKINKIDLTKEAKIIVEATSDTLYGAVSKVYPTASKMTRTFQLDVLINNKNDLFKDGMLCTVVINVNSSENIIKVPLDHIINDIDGMKYVFIKRNDIARKQRVYLGDIVGNDIIIVKGLFNNDELIINPPLKLMDGNKVI, encoded by the coding sequence ATGTTCAAATTACAATTAACTACTACAATAGTATTACTGTGTTCACTTTTTTATATAACTAGCTGTAAAAAAGAAGTTAAAGAAAAAGAGGTTGTACAATATAAAGTCACCACACAAAAAATAGCAACAGAAACAATTCAATCCACAATAGAATTACTTGGTGATATTAAATCTGAAGGTCGACATGATTTATCTTTTTTAGTAGATGGAAAATTGATTTCTGTAAAAGTAAAAGAGGGACAGACTGTGAAAAGAGGGACAGTAATAGCACAACTGGATCAATCGGATTACAGAGAAGCCGTTAAGATTGCAAAAGCAAAATTAGAAGAAGCTAACGATCAACTAGGTAGATTACAAAAAATGTATGATGCAGGTAGTTTAGCTGAAGCTGACTATAAAAAGATTGTTTATTTACAACAACAAGCTGAATCGAACTACAAGATTTATAGAAATAAATTAAAGTACACAACACTTGTATCTTCTATAAGTGGTAAAGTGGCAAAGGTTTGGGTTAAAAGTGGTGGTGGAATATCACAAGGAGAACCCGTTGTTAGTATTATCGACAATAATACGGTGTATGCATCGGTTGGTGTACCAGAAAACAAGATCAATAAAATTGATTTGACTAAAGAAGCAAAAATTATTGTTGAAGCAACATCCGACACGCTTTATGGTGCTGTTAGCAAAGTATACCCTACTGCTTCTAAAATGACAAGAACTTTTCAGCTTGATGTTTTAATTAATAACAAAAACGACCTGTTTAAAGATGGAATGCTTTGTACAGTTGTTATAAATGTCAACAGTTCAGAAAATATTATCAAGGTACCACTGGATCATATAATTAATGATATTGATGGTATGAAGTATGTTTTTATCAAGAGGAATGATATTGCTAGAAAACAGCGTGTTTATTTAGGGGATATAGTTGGTAATGATATCATTATAGTGAAAGGACTATTTAATAATGATGAATTGATTATCAACCCTCCTTTAAAATTGATGGACGGTAATAAAGTCATCTAA
- a CDS encoding adenosine deaminase family protein, producing MYKSVFRPSMLKKSLFVNKIRGLTSVTQNISLKGIFSLILVVLMLNISTQVNAQHNELSLSEFTRIIPKAETHIHFSALIYPDLALKLAKKNNVELSYSTPSELITDKTWTVSPFNAPSDELWGGYFQRLAEFQSVIKTSDDVKEVVVEWARRSGIVSNVKYAEIHIPYPNASTALDIDLDSYFEGFKLAREQIKEDYGIDLRYVGETYILSHDVINAAKKEVETYGKYKEETAIVGISILSIFPDITDVKPVLDLARSLGFKAPMHLGNRAFSPDKKELVKPMWDAIDILHIDRIDHGYFASFDLELVDHIADKKIPMTNCPHVIVGKFVFPKGDIAPTFTWDNFPFKLFYEHDVVASLHTDTPAMGSSYTLAEVYEEVVDQYDYDKEDVIVWAENSFRSALISDSEMKKYLKELKDWVYKNN from the coding sequence ATGTATAAATCAGTTTTTAGACCCTCAATGCTTAAAAAATCTCTCTTTGTAAATAAAATCAGAGGTTTGACCTCAGTAACTCAAAACATCTCTCTAAAAGGTATTTTTTCTCTTATTTTAGTAGTATTAATGCTAAATATTTCAACTCAAGTGAATGCTCAACATAATGAGTTAAGCCTATCAGAATTTACTCGAATAATTCCGAAAGCAGAAACACATATTCATTTTTCGGCTTTAATCTATCCCGATTTGGCACTAAAGTTAGCAAAGAAGAACAATGTAGAATTGAGTTATTCGACTCCTTCAGAACTAATTACAGATAAAACTTGGACGGTGTCACCATTTAATGCTCCTTCAGATGAACTTTGGGGAGGGTATTTTCAACGTTTAGCTGAATTTCAAAGTGTTATAAAGACATCTGATGATGTTAAAGAAGTTGTTGTAGAATGGGCTAGAAGATCTGGCATTGTAAGTAATGTAAAATATGCAGAAATCCATATCCCTTACCCAAATGCATCTACGGCGTTAGATATTGATTTAGACAGTTATTTTGAAGGTTTTAAATTAGCTAGAGAACAAATAAAGGAAGACTATGGTATTGATTTAAGATATGTGGGAGAGACGTATATTTTATCACATGACGTAATAAATGCTGCTAAAAAGGAAGTTGAAACTTATGGTAAATATAAAGAGGAAACTGCTATTGTGGGAATTTCAATTTTATCTATATTTCCTGATATTACAGATGTAAAACCTGTTTTAGATTTAGCAAGAAGTTTAGGCTTCAAAGCACCAATGCACCTTGGTAATAGAGCTTTTTCTCCTGATAAGAAAGAGTTGGTTAAACCTATGTGGGATGCAATAGATATATTGCATATAGACCGCATTGATCATGGTTATTTTGCATCATTTGATTTAGAACTTGTAGATCATATTGCTGATAAAAAGATCCCTATGACAAATTGCCCTCACGTAATAGTAGGAAAGTTTGTTTTCCCTAAGGGAGATATTGCACCTACGTTTACATGGGATAATTTCCCTTTCAAATTATTTTATGAACATGATGTTGTAGCTAGTCTACATACAGATACACCTGCAATGGGTTCTTCATATACACTTGCTGAGGTATATGAAGAAGTGGTCGATCAATATGATTACGACAAAGAGGATGTAATTGTTTGGGCAGAAAATAGTTTTAGATCAGCTCTCATCTCTGATTCTGAAATGAAAAAATACCTAAAGGAGCTTAAAGATTGGGTTTACAAAAATAATTAA
- a CDS encoding type III polyketide synthase: MTYIQNIATSSPNNKHSQSDLLAFMQSSTTDDMHRQRKLLNIIYKNSGIEHRHSVIPDLYKYFLNTTVPNVEDRMDLFEKEALPLAVKAINKCVTKEQLQKITHIITVSCTGISAPGLEIDIISALGLSNKIVRTAVNFMGCYAAFHGLRIADQICKSDNTAEVLMVDVELCSIHFQNETDDDNILANSLFADGAAVVHLSSIKNKDSKFELVGFDSRLALSGKSEMAWKVTSLGFKMRLSNYVADIIRDDIKGLLDDVIEERKLDRGKLNWAFHPGGVKILNTIAAAIGVDKSELQTSYDVLKENGNMSSATVLFVLKSLLDKQTKGPIFSAGFGPGLTMEAMTLNQL, from the coding sequence ATGACATACATACAAAATATAGCTACCTCATCACCAAATAATAAACATTCTCAGAGTGATTTATTGGCTTTCATGCAGTCAAGTACAACAGATGATATGCACAGGCAACGTAAATTATTGAATATTATATATAAAAACAGTGGGATTGAACATAGACATTCTGTAATTCCAGATTTATATAAATATTTCCTTAACACAACGGTTCCAAATGTAGAAGATAGAATGGATCTTTTTGAAAAAGAAGCCTTACCATTAGCTGTTAAAGCAATAAATAAATGTGTTACAAAAGAACAATTACAAAAAATTACGCACATTATTACAGTTTCTTGTACTGGAATCTCTGCGCCAGGTTTAGAAATTGATATTATCTCGGCATTGGGTTTATCTAATAAAATTGTTAGAACAGCGGTCAATTTTATGGGTTGCTATGCAGCTTTTCATGGTTTAAGAATTGCAGATCAAATATGTAAATCAGATAATACAGCAGAAGTGTTAATGGTTGATGTAGAATTATGTTCTATTCATTTTCAGAATGAAACAGATGATGATAATATTCTAGCCAATTCTTTATTTGCAGATGGTGCAGCTGTTGTTCATTTATCATCAATAAAGAATAAAGATTCTAAATTTGAACTTGTTGGTTTTGATTCTCGATTGGCCTTGTCTGGAAAATCAGAAATGGCTTGGAAAGTGACATCTCTTGGTTTTAAAATGAGGTTAAGTAATTATGTTGCTGATATTATAAGAGATGATATTAAAGGTTTACTTGATGATGTAATTGAGGAGAGAAAATTAGATAGAGGAAAATTAAATTGGGCCTTTCACCCGGGTGGTGTGAAAATATTAAATACCATTGCCGCTGCCATCGGAGTTGATAAAAGTGAACTCCAAACATCATACGATGTGCTTAAAGAAAATGGTAATATGTCGTCTGCAACAGTATTGTTTGTATTAAAATCTTTACTAGACAAGCAAACTAAAGGACCAATTTTCTCTGCAGGTTTTGGACCTGGTTTAACAATGGAGGCAATGACATTAAATCAATTATAA
- a CDS encoding UbiA family prenyltransferase — MNNLKNTITLLRIPFSIYLMPIYFFALSQTSLLNTSKAIWVFFLLHLLIYPASNGYNSYMDKDTESIGGLEKPPMSTKQLYWVTLGMDITGLCLALLFVNTVFTGLLFVYILMSRAYSSKLIRLKKFPILGFLTVFIFQGFWTFWMVFEGVKSGNLNFFSNFLPYAAVASSFMIGGAYPLSQIYQHKQDAESGDKSLSMLLGINGTFYFGTVMFTIAGILLYYYFEKTTFVHFYVFVVALFPLIIWFNLWMAKTLKNKSAANFKNLMRMNNTSALCMNGCYILLAVLNHTDLFQL; from the coding sequence ATGAACAACCTTAAAAATACAATCACACTTCTTCGTATTCCATTCTCAATCTATTTAATGCCTATCTATTTTTTTGCATTAAGCCAAACTAGTTTGTTGAATACAAGTAAAGCTATTTGGGTGTTTTTTCTTTTACATCTTCTAATTTACCCTGCCAGTAATGGTTATAATAGTTATATGGATAAAGATACTGAAAGTATTGGGGGACTAGAAAAACCACCAATGAGTACAAAACAATTGTATTGGGTAACATTAGGGATGGATATAACAGGTTTATGTTTAGCATTACTATTTGTGAATACTGTATTTACGGGGTTATTATTTGTATATATATTAATGTCGAGAGCTTATAGTTCTAAATTAATCAGATTAAAAAAATTCCCAATACTAGGTTTTCTTACAGTTTTCATTTTTCAAGGATTCTGGACTTTTTGGATGGTTTTTGAAGGTGTAAAATCTGGAAATCTTAATTTTTTCTCCAATTTTCTTCCTTATGCTGCAGTGGCATCAAGTTTTATGATTGGAGGAGCATACCCTTTATCTCAAATTTATCAGCATAAGCAAGATGCAGAAAGTGGAGACAAAAGTTTGAGTATGCTTTTGGGTATAAACGGAACATTTTACTTCGGGACGGTAATGTTTACTATAGCAGGGATATTACTTTATTATTATTTTGAAAAAACAACATTTGTACATTTTTATGTTTTTGTGGTTGCTCTTTTCCCATTAATTATATGGTTTAATTTATGGATGGCAAAAACATTAAAAAATAAAAGTGCAGCAAATTTTAAAAACCTTATGAGAATGAACAACACTTCTGCTTTATGTATGAACGGATGTTACATTCTTCTTGCGGTTTTAAACCATACTGATTTATTTCAGTTATAA
- a CDS encoding methyltransferase domain-containing protein — MDLGQRSNQLELLDRDDIPELDLHKNLDELHTINSLLGGYKVVLDGLSELLKDDKHVYRILDIGSGGGDTLKEIYKRFGSKYKLELIGVDLKAECIDYARKNVEGLPIKFIRSDYRDIINGGDQFDIIITNLFCHHLKDKDLIFLFSWMKRNATTGCVINDLHRHSLAYYSIKYLTTFFSRSYLVKNDACLSVARGFSLNEIEYYLEAALVRNYSIEWKWAFRWLIILKND, encoded by the coding sequence ATGGATTTAGGACAAAGAAGCAACCAATTGGAATTATTGGATAGAGATGACATACCTGAATTAGATTTACATAAAAATTTAGATGAATTACATACAATTAATTCATTATTAGGAGGGTATAAGGTTGTTTTAGATGGGTTATCAGAATTACTAAAAGATGACAAGCATGTTTATCGAATTCTTGATATCGGTTCTGGAGGAGGCGATACTCTAAAGGAAATCTATAAAAGATTTGGATCAAAATATAAATTAGAATTAATAGGAGTAGACCTTAAAGCAGAATGCATTGATTATGCACGCAAAAATGTAGAAGGTTTACCAATCAAATTTATCCGTTCAGATTATAGAGATATTATAAATGGTGGCGATCAATTTGATATAATTATTACAAATTTATTCTGTCATCACCTTAAAGATAAAGACCTCATATTTTTATTTAGTTGGATGAAAAGAAATGCAACTACCGGATGTGTAATTAATGATCTCCACAGGCATAGTTTGGCTTATTATAGTATAAAATACCTAACTACTTTTTTCTCACGATCGTACTTAGTAAAAAACGATGCTTGTTTATCTGTAGCACGTGGTTTTTCATTGAATGAAATTGAATACTATTTGGAAGCGGCTTTGGTAAGAAATTATTCTATAGAATGGAAATGGGCTTTTCGTTGGCTAATTATTTTAAAAAATGATTAA